In Candidatus Accumulibacter cognatus, the genomic window GTAGATCGTCAGCAAACCGATACTGGCGGCGCAAAGCGCCTCCATCTCGACACCGGTGCGGCCGAAACATTCGGCGCGCGCTGTGCAATGCACGCGGTTGGTTTCTTTGTCGATGGCAAAGTCGACCGATACCTTGGTCAAGACGATCGGGTGACACAAGGGGATCAGGTCGGCAGTGCGTTTGGCGCCTTGAATCCCGGCAATTCGCGCGATGCCAAGGACGTCGCCCTTGCTGGTCGAACCTTCCAGAATGTGAGCCAGCGTTTCCGGCCGCATCAGGATGCTGCCGGTGGCCATCGCCTGTCGATGGGTCTCGGTCTTTTCGCCGACGTCGACCATCTGCGCCTGACCTTGTGGGTTGAAGTGGGTAAGGGGGGTAGTGGGCATGATCGTCAGTGAAGTACGCAGGTTGTCGCCAATGGAGGTACCCGAAATGGAGCCGCTGGCACTTGGTAACGCTTG contains:
- the moaC gene encoding cyclic pyranopterin monophosphate synthase MoaC — its product is MPTTPLTHFNPQGQAQMVDVGEKTETHRQAMATGSILMRPETLAHILEGSTSKGDVLGIARIAGIQGAKRTADLIPLCHPIVLTKVSVDFAIDKETNRVHCTARAECFGRTGVEMEALCAASIGLLTIYDMCKAVDRGMRIEGVRLLEKSGGKSGHWTGN